ACCTCGCACGCAACTTCTCACTCCTTGTTTGCATTAGCACCTGaccaaatatgatttttaaagacaATATTCAATGTTGTGAACCATTATGCACATAACATGATCATGTTTGCTTACCTCGTGGTTGAGTGGTTTCCAGAGGAGATCAGAGCCCGAGGCTACAGCCATTTGACCGATGCATGTGACCAGCAACTCATCAACCTCTTCTACagatggtacatttggaagctCCTTCAAATCAGATGGCGGTTCAACAAGAAGCTGTGATACTATAGGCTTCAATAGCACCTGTGGAGAAGAATACAGTTCTGTATCAGTCTAAAAATCCAAGAGATAGACGTTTGATCCAAGAAGACATAAAAGGTTAAAAGATAAGTGACCTGGAAGTTATTTGCGTCGAGAAACTTCAAGCTTCCAGTATCATGCAAAAAGCAGTTATTCAAAGAAGAAAGCACCAACGCCCTAAGATGCCAGCGTTTTGGTGGTAGAGTATCATCCGTTTCCTGAATTTTggctttctttttcttcctcgTTGTTGAAACTGATGCTCCTCCCGCACTGGTGAGATGCGATACAATACCGTCAAGCATGAATTTGAAATACGGTACAAAGATCGACCTGCATTCAACAACAAGAAAAAATTGGAAGTTAGTTTCCAAGATATTCCAGAAGCTTAAGTAAAGGACGTGATTGTTTCACTCACGTGTGAGCCTTGCAGAGTCTATTCACCAGACCATAGAAAGAGATAGATCTGTCGACGCTCTTGCTTTCATTCCCAGATCCATCTACAATCTCTGACTCTGCCCAATCGATACTCCTGATAAAGAGGGGTTTGAACTCAGACTCGGTTAGCTTCTTTGTGAGTGTAACCGTCGCATTGATTACACTTTTCTCCGCATCATCAACGTTCTGAATTGTTGCTGGATTTTGGCGTCGGATATCTAAGGCAGCTAAGCATTGGTCGAAAATCTTTGCATGGTTGCAAACAACAGATGCTCTATCCATTTTTGCGACTAGATTCTCTAGCATATCGAAAGCAATCACCAAACTTGCATCGCCAGAACTAACAGCCTCATCGTATATTCGTAGAAGAGGTTGCAGAGTGAGGCGGACCTGGAAGAAAGGTTATTATTGTTAAGATCACtaaacaagcaaaaaaaaaaaaaaaaatcagattcatgTAATTATTTAACTCACTGGTATTTTTTCAGTAAGGAGTCGCCTGATGGCGTTGGCTTTGGATTTAAGGTTCTTGTCGAAGTCAGAAACATATTCACGATGCAGCACCATGAGTCTAATGATATCCCCAAGGTGGGGATTTAGGAAACCTCCGAGTTTTTCAATCACTGCTTCCAAAGTGACGAGAACAGACATCATAAGCAACTGTTCCTCGGCTGTTGCGTCTCCAGTTGATGCAGATGATACTTCGCGCGATTGTTGTACCAGATTCTTCATTATGCGTGGAAGTTCAACGAGTGACTTTGGGCCAAGAACATTGATCAACGCACCGGTTGTACGAAGACAGCTTGAAGAAACTCCCAGATTCTTTGAGCTGATGCCTTCTGCGACAGATGCAAGACACTTGCTGAAGATCGGGTGACCAGAGGGAAGCCTGCTAGCCAAAACTTCCAGTGTAGAAATGGCAGCTCGTTTAGCTGGAACATCTGAATCTTCATCTGTCTCAACAATTACATTGACGATTTCCTCGCACATCTTCCCGAAAGCTTCAACAGCCGCCTCATCCAGGTTCAACCAAGGATTTCCTCTTTTCTGATTGGGGAGCCTCTTCTTGTGTTTCGGTTTAGAAGTAGTGGAGTCCTTAGCTCTCGCACTTATAAGCCCAAGTACCTGCACTCAATAGCATATCAACGAACGTCATTAACAAGGTAAACAAGTCTCAACGGATCTGAATTCGCATGGCAATGCTAACAAATGATAGAACTCACGAAAATACTTTGGAAAAAACTTCTATGTTATTGCTCTAGTAccaaaagaaattataaaacgGAAACAATGTATACCTTTTTCGTCCCATTACGATCTGACTGCTGCTTAAGTAAGCTAGTAACAACTCTGAAATATATAGACAGATCCATAACTCCTGTAACAGTCATCAGGACATCATGTATACGCATTTTGATTTCCTTTCTAACAGCAGAAGTCACATCTTTCTCCTTTGTGGAATCAACAGCTTGCGGGAGAAGTATACAACCCTTCATAAGCTCCTGTAGTTCTTGCTGAAAATTTAACAAAACGCATTTACTAAAACATGGAAATTTAAGAAAGCACACAGACGGAGAAAGAAGgtgataaaaagaaaaggttGGAAGAGGGTTTACCTGAATGCCAACTGAAATATTATTTCTTGGTTCAAGTGACACTGCAAATGCAAATTCTGGGTCTTGCAATTTCTCGAATATAAATTCTAAGACAAGCCGCATCTGAAATAAGCACTCTTTACTAGAACTGTCTTTGCTGATAGTTTGAAGAAGCATGACCAGGGATGAGACCCATGTTGAAGAAGTATACTGTTGGCATATTTCCACGGCAAAGGCATACTCCCACTCCCTCTTAACATCGGATATAAAACTATCCGAATTCTGGACATTACCAAGCCAAGCTGAGTCTTTCCTTGAAAGTAGGGACTTGAACAAGAGGACAAGTAAAGAAGGCAGGCCATTTTGTTCACCAATAACTCTGCAGAAATAAAGGAACGTCATCAGTATTTTCAGAGAAAAAAACTCAACTTCAAATTCAATTTATGTGTCTAAACATTACCCCAGCAGGTAAGCTACAATAGAACGCCTTCTATGCTCAACAATATCAGGCAACACTTTaacaaaaatctgaaaaatcaaATTAGTAAAGTTAGATCAGTCCACAATTGGTTTAACATTTGATGTACTTCATTAAGGAAAAAAAGAACATCACGAAAAGGTTACCTCCAGCAACTGCTCCTCACTTTTAGTCTTAGACAGCCAAAATGGAATAACCGATGATATAAACTCCTCAAAGATCGACTTCGAGTGGCTATCAATCTACaaataaaaagtaaagaaaCAGCTGTTAGGGAAGAATTTAGTCACCATCAAAAATATCAGGATTCAAGTGATCAAAATGAAATTGATACAAGACTAAGAAGGTTATGGACTAACAAACCTGTGTCACTGTTGATTCGCCAACCAGTGTAAGTATGCTGATGATATGGTCCAAAACTCTATCTGGGACAATTTTAACTACTGAAGTGAAGAGGGAGAAGATATAGTTCCGTATGACTCCATCATTTGAGGAATGAGCAAACTCAACCAGCATTTTGACATTGATTTCATTTGTTATGTCAGCCTGCTATCAGAAGTAAATTTTAAGAGAAGAAAACAAGCAAAGATATCGTCAATCGATCccataagaaaaatctaaagcATACCTTCAAAGGATTCATATTCGGAGAATCAAATATATCTTTCAGGAGTAAGAGCACTGTCTGTTGGATGGAAGAAATAGATGCATGAGTTATTTCACGAACATCCTGAAGAGGTTCAACTGAGGTTTCCTCAGCCGACGAAGCAATCTTCACCCATTCATCAGACATAGATCTTCCTAGGAGCTTAAACAAAGGCCCTACAAGGAACTCCCTAAGCAAGAATAAGTTATAAGAAAATTAGTCACGTAACAAAAATGTCTCCGATGCCAAAATTCACAATGGACATGCAAatctaagaatatatatatatatatatattcaagagACCTGTGAGCTTGATCTTTCTTTAGAAGCAGCATGTCAAGTAACGAGGCAATGAAACAGAGAGCCTTTTCTCCTCTTAGAAGTTCCCCACCATTTACGTCTTCTTCTGAtttcttctgtttcttcttcttgctcaaAGAATCAATAACAAGATTATCCTGCTGAGTGATATGATCGAGGGTATGGATAACCGTTGAACAAGAAATCTGCAATAGCATTGAAGATACCatgtaaataaagaaaatacaacACATAGAACCTGTTTGGAAGAATACAAGAAAAAAGTGAAAGTGAGCATACCTTCAGGCGTAAGAAAGCTTCTTTAGCAGCATCTTGTATTCTGCCACTTGTACCTCGAAACATTGACACGAGCTTGTGGAAGAAACGAATCTGATCCAGGAAGAACAATCAAGAGAGTTCGAAAACGTATtgattagatatataatatgaaGAGTACAATAGTAGGATACTGCACTTATATTTCACTAAGCCATTAAGACTGACCTGAACGTCGGTCTTCAGTTCTGTATAATATTGATTGCTTAACTTCTCCAAAATAGTAAGACAAGGGGAGATAACAGCAGGATGCTCTGATGCCACACAATCCATCTGCAAAAGCAAACATCTCTGACTGGAACGAAAAGGTATCCAAGTAAGGGAGGAAAATATGGAGCAATGAACTATTCTTACTTTCAATGCGTTCAGTATATCATCATCAAGAGACTGCTCTTTGAACAACGCTGAACGCATCATGGAGCACTGCCACAGGGAGAGAAGAGCAAAACCAAAGTTAATAACTGTGGTACAAGGCAACATGTAAGTTTTCCTAGGACGGAATGGAGACAAAATGAATTTACCTCCAGAAGAAGGCACAACAAAGCGACCTCAGTGTCTGACATTGAAGGGGAAGTTTTATCCAGTTTAATGAAGTATTGACTACGTTTGTCTAGAAGGTGAGACAATAACTTAACATTTTCATCACGCATAAGTGAGATGCCCAGACCCTTTAGCAGTGATATAACTCTTAGCTGTAGGAGGGAAAAGGTAAGACTTCATACGTGTCACAATCCATAAGAGATTCATAAGGATACTTGAACTTCAGAAGAAAGTGAAACAGAAAACAGATAGAAGAAACACACCTTCCCATAAGCAGGAAGTTCTTGCGCACACAATAAGATGAACGAAAGAATGCTTTCTTTTGTGGGTTGATCAAACCTGAAGTcgaaaatcaagaaaatatGCACTAAGGGAGTTTGCAAATGGAGTAAACGAATTAATATACACATGTGTCATTAGACAGCTGTTCAACTCAGCTAAGTACCTTTTTTGCAGGTCCACAGGCGCTAGTAAGTCATTAGGGGTTGAACTGAACAACGATGTCAAGTAGGATGGAAGAAACTTATTGTCCGACAATATAAGCCTCCTTTGTTGAACAATCATTCCCAACAGTTCATCACAAGAACTACTATAGATTGCAGCACTCCCtggttttaaatttcagaaGAAGGATTAAAACAAATGTTAGGATGAAACATAATCAACTGATGCCAAACTAAGTTTTACCATTTTTCTTGCTAGAGTCAACACGACACCGTAGGTTGAAGAGCGCCTCAAAGCAATTCATAGCAGCTACTTTAACGTCCTACAGAGTGAAAGTCCCAAAACGGGTATAAGAAGGGATGATAATGCAAAGAGTCATACCATAATGAAAACACAAAACTTCAGGTCTCACCTGATTATCAATCGATATGGCAACCAGAAGTACTGGAAAACTAGAGAATATCTGAATCGACCATTCACTATTTCCATTAGAGCAAAGATACGAGAAGCATTTGAGACTTTCAATTCTGACCATGGGAGGAACATCTGCAAGAAGAAGATAACATCATAAGAAAACAGGAGATGGAATAAAATATAACTAGAACTCTGAGAATGCTAGAAAAGAGCTCAAAACGATTACATCTGAAGAAAAAAGAGATGCATAAAAGGTTTATAACTAGAGGAAATATAGGCTTCCGTGCAGACCTTCTCGTGATATGAGCCGAGTGAGAAACAAAACGGGACAGACTTTGGCTTCTCTCACACGGTAGTGGAGATGTTCCGTGAAAACATGCTTTGATCGGGTTgttgcaaaaaagaaaaacaagtctTCAAGTCCGCTACACAACCTTTCGCTAAAAACCTGAACCAAGGAGAAGTTGCACACATAGTTGTGAGCATTGCTATTGGTTAGCAGCAAGATGCCAAGACATTCAatataaccatataataaacaaATCACGTTGAAAATCACCCACCGAAGAGACATGAGTGTGTTCAAGTTTTATGAAGGACTCAACCAGCTTCCAAAACAAGCAGATAAGAATCTTTGAATTCAGTGCAGTAAAATCAGAGGTGTCAGAAAGTAGATATAAGAGTTCTTGGCAGTTGCTTTTCGACAGCTGCAAGTAATAATAACAAGGTAAAATAAGCAACAAGCGTAAATTATGAAATCATGAATCTACATCAGCCAATAGAACACTATACCTCTTTCAAAGAGAGATCAACTGCAACCTCAAGTTCTTCCCACTCGGTCTTTAAAACAGAAAAGCAAATGTCGAAAAGATCCAAAAATTGACTAGGATCTACATCAAAGAAAAATCAACATAAACTCTTGATAACTTATTATATGAGACAAAAGCTTTAATGCATAAACAATGGATAGAACTTTACCAGAAGAAGAACTCATCTTGTGCAATGACTGCATCAACACCACAAAGAACAGCGTCTTTGCCAACGGTGCCTCTTGGCAAGTGACAGTAAGCCATTGAATAACGTCACTAGGTTGCACCATAAATGCTTCCACCAGCTTGTTAACGACATCCATGTTCAATGCAGACACACTTTCGCGGATCAACAGTCCCTCCTGATATGAGATAAGAATTTCACAAGTTATTAAGAGTATTCATaaaatcttagaaaaaaaaagaacaacagTATCTCAAAAATAAATTCCCCTCGCGTACTCAAACAATAGACAAGAGTAATAGTTAATAGGACTGGAACTTTTTCTTTTATGAAAAACAGGAAAGTAGTGACGAACCTGCAACTTATTGCGTTCCTGTTCTGTCAATTTCATATTGCTGCATGATTCCAAAACTTCAGAGAGCTTAAAATTGCAAGAACTCTCAATTAGCTCAATCCTACGCTCATCAGGTTCCAAGGAAAGTGCCTCCCCCAAACTATTAATAATATCCATGCTTATCGAGGATATGTTTCCTGACATGATTGGGAGCTTCTTCTGCTAAAAAAAAGAGGTTCGTAAATGTCATGATAATAATattcacaacaaaaaaaaaaagatttgtgaTTCACAACTTATATTTACCATTCCGTCATCAGCACCAAGATTCCTGAAAAGTGGCCAGTTAACATCCTTCCCCAATGTCAGCACATTTAGGTTTAAATTCAAAGTCTGTTTACATAAATGATAACAACCATTATCCTAAGTTCAAATAGTCCTTTCCATAACTGTCAAAAAAGGAGAACGAGAAAGAACCTTCGGCAGAACTAAAAGAAATGGGAACATTGCAGAGGCGACTTTCTCAGTAGTCTCTGCTTGACTACAGAAACTTGAGACAGCAATTTTAAGGGATAAAGCAACGACATCTTCTGCCAGTTGAACATTTTGTGATAAACCTACAACAAAAACGGTTGCTTCCAGATAAATTAATTGCACATCTTAGAAATTTGCACTCTTaaagcaaatatatatattttactagaCACTATTAAAAGAAATGGAATGAGAACACTACGCAGATTTTTCTTTCAGGCATTCCCAAAAACCCATTCAGAAGTTCAAAAATATGCACAACATAAATGAAACGGTGGACCAGCAGGGGACAAGAAAGCAAATTGATATCAGAAAGACAGTGCACACTAAAATTTGATCAACGTTTTACCGCTAGCAGAAACGATTTCTCAGATGACATATTGAAGATCAACACTTTACAGATATGTAAATAAAGCTCTAGAAGACAACACTGAGCCAActtaagaaaagaagagagcatTTTCAATCACCTGATTGGAGAATCCCAACACAACGTTTCACCACATGAAGCAAAGCATCCAGAAGACTAGAAGAGGTTACTATATTCGGCAACTGATCAAGGGACAGGGCGGCCTGAACAACAGCCAGATCATCATCCCAAAGCTGGCGCACAATAGCATCTTGAATTGTGACAAGGTTCTGTAGACAGTGGCAAAGAATTTGAAGACTCGTCAGATGCCTAGAAGGGGTAGTAAGAAGCTATGATATTTGAAATGAATACCCCACACAGATACCTCTGCTTTAGATATATCACGCTTGAGATCACCGTTTAGACTAGAAAGCGCAGCACAACGTACAGCAGCCTATGATTCATATCAAGCCCTCAGTCTTGCACAGAAAGGAAACAGAAATAAATTTCACAAAACTAAGATCAGATTTATAGTATACCTTGGGATGGTGGAGACGGAACCACAATTTTGAATCCACGAACGGCAGGGACATGTCTGAATTCCCATCCAGCATACGAGACAACATCTCCAGCTTCAAATCTTCTTTCTTCGACAGACCTTTAGTATCCTGAAGAAAtaactttattattcataagGGACGCATAACTAACGAAAGGCAGAAAACAAGTCATTGAGAGTTGAATCGCAGACCTCCATAAATTTTTGTACTGCTGCACGTAGTTCAGCGGAATACTTCTTACTAACAACAGCTAGAATTTTCTTAGCCCAGCTCCCTACAATTAACATGCAACCAAGGTTTTTATAAAAAGAGAACTGCGAGCGAGAGTAAAGTCGAAGACATGGTAGTTGACAATTCACTAACCAGATGTAGAAGATGTAAAATCACTTTTGTTCTTCTGATATTGTGTCATACACATAGAGAAAACCTTGGAGATCAAATGATCAACCAATTTTTCTACTGGAACACTATCAATTATCGAAATTAAAGTTTCTAGGCACTGATCATCTGAGGAACTGCAAAAAGAAATCAGTAGGTTAAAACATGAATACTAACAATATAAGTACACTGTAAAATGGCAAAACAGTGTCAAATACAAACCAGTAAAGGAGAAGAGAATCTAGTAACACTGTCAGGAACTTCTTGATGTTGAACTCTTTGGACAGGCCTCGAAGAACACCAGAAATATCCCTACATAAAATTGAAGGCCTCGttggaaaaataataataagaatacTTAATGTTAAAATAGCCAAAGAGGGATACGGTCAATCTGTGATTACCTTATTTCCTTTAAAAGGTCCAAAGCTTTCTTTGGAATCAAGTCCACAGACTGCAACTGTAGTTgatcaaacaaaacaatcagTTCAAAAAGACGAACACTGGCCAGTTATGAGCAGAATGATCACTAGAAGTTAATAAATTCATGATATCAAAACCAAGAGGCTCATGAGAATTAAGAACGGAAGTTAATGTACCTGAACCAAATTAATCAATGCCATAAACGACAACCGAATCCAATGAGGATCAGAGGATTCTTTGGCATGTTCACGAGCAACATCGATGATTGATCTCATAAAACGCTTGATAAGATTATCATTTAGCGAGGCTCTGTTGGCCAGCATACCAACAACCATTAACGCACCAgcctagaaaaaaaaatgagcaCGTCATAAAAATCACagactgaaacaaaaaaaatcaaataaatcacAATATTTGACAGATTCCACAAACCTGCTGATCTAAACATCCTTTCACAGCAGATTGAAGACCAGAGTCGACAAACGGCAAAATCAGCTTCACGATATCTCCATCAACCTTTGCAACAGAACCAAGAACCTCGACGACAACAGCTGTGGTGAAGCTGACCACGGGTTTTGAAGGCTGGTACTTCTTAGTCCGAGATCCCTACAACAACCAGCAAAATAAGACGTTCGTTTCAATATATACGATTCACACAAACCCTTTAaaggaaattatttttaaaaaaaaagcagcTGCTTACATAGTCACACAAGGCCTCCAAGACCTGCGTATCACGTATACACTGCTGAACGATAACCGATCTAGGAGGTGGAGCACCTGAATTTTTCACCCCATCCAGAAACTTCCACTTGGTGTTACTATAATAAAACGAGAGAAAGGCTTAGCATAAAGGGGCTTACACTTCAAAAACGAATGAAT
This region of Brassica napus cultivar Da-Ae chromosome C5, Da-Ae, whole genome shotgun sequence genomic DNA includes:
- the LOC106400726 gene encoding uncharacterized protein At3g06530 isoform X4, with the translated sequence MSSLLASQLQAIKAVVQADTEPSKRPYTRPSILFSPKEAADFDIESIYELGLKGLEVLGNKDERFKHFVSDLFSHKSREIDRELLGKEENARIDASISSYLRLLSGYLQFRASLETLEYLIRRYKVHVYNVEDVVLCALPYHDTHAFVRIVQLITTGNTKWKFLDGVKNSGAPPPRSVIVQQCIRDTQVLEALCDYGSRTKKYQPSKPVVSFTTAVVVEVLGSVAKVDGDIVKLILPFVDSGLQSAVKGCLDQQAGALMVVGMLANRASLNDNLIKRFMRSIIDVAREHAKESSDPHWIRLSFMALINLVQLQSVDLIPKKALDLLKEIRDISGVLRGLSKEFNIKKFLTVLLDSLLLYCSSDDQCLETLISIIDSVPVEKLVDHLISKVFSMCMTQYQKNKSDFTSSTSGSWAKKILAVVSKKYSAELRAAVQKFMEDTKGLSKKEDLKLEMLSRMLDGNSDMSLPFVDSKLWFRLHHPKAAVRCAALSSLNGDLKRDISKAENLVTIQDAIVRQLWDDDLAVVQAALSLDQLPNIVTSSSLLDALLHVVKRCVGILQSGLSQNVQLAEDVVALSLKIAVSSFCSQAETTEKVASAMFPFLLVLPKTLNLNLNVLTLGKDVNWPLFRNLGADDGMKKLPIMSGNISSISMDIINSLGEALSLEPDERRIELIESSCNFKLSEVLESCSNMKLTEQERNKLQEGLLIRESVSALNMDVVNKLVEAFMVQPSDVIQWLTVTCQEAPLAKTLFFVVLMQSLHKMSSSSDPSQFLDLFDICFSVLKTEWEELEVAVDLSLKELSKSNCQELLYLLSDTSDFTALNSKILICLFWKLVESFIKLEHTHVSSVFSERLCSGLEDLFFFFATTRSKHVFTEHLHYRVREAKVCPVLFLTRLISREDVPPMVRIESLKCFSYLCSNGNSEWSIQIFSSFPVLLVAISIDNQDVKVAAMNCFEALFNLRCRVDSSKKNGSAAIYSSSCDELLGMIVQQRRLILSDNKFLPSYLTSLFSSTPNDLLAPVDLQKRFDQPTKESILSFILLCAQELPAYGKLRVISLLKGLGISLMRDENVKLLSHLLDKRSQYFIKLDKTSPSMSDTEVALLCLLLECSMMRSALFKEQSLDDDILNALKMDCVASEHPAVISPCLTILEKLSNQYYTELKTDVQIRFFHKLVSMFRGTSGRIQDAAKEAFLRLKISCSTVIHTLDHITQQDNLVIDSLSKKKKQKKSEEDVNGGELLRGEKALCFIASLLDMLLLKKDQAHREFLVGPLFKLLGRSMSDEWVKIASSAEETSVEPLQDVREITHASISSIQQTVLLLLKDIFDSPNMNPLKADITNEINVKMLVEFAHSSNDGVIRNYIFSLFTSVVKIVPDRVLDHIISILTLVGESTVTQIDSHSKSIFEEFISSVIPFWLSKTKSEEQLLEIFVKVLPDIVEHRRRSIVAYLLGVIGEQNGLPSLLVLLFKSLLSRKDSAWLGNVQNSDSFISDVKREWEYAFAVEICQQYTSSTWVSSLVMLLQTISKDSSSKECLFQMRLVLEFIFEKLQDPEFAFAVSLEPRNNISVGIQQELQELMKGCILLPQAVDSTKEKDVTSAVRKEIKMRIHDVLMTVTGVMDLSIYFRVVTSLLKQQSDRNGTKKVLGLISARAKDSTTSKPKHKKRLPNQKRGNPWLNLDEAAVEAFGKMCEEIVNVIVETDEDSDVPAKRAAISTLEVLASRLPSGHPIFSKCLASVAEGISSKNLGVSSSCLRTTGALINVLGPKSLVELPRIMKNLVQQSREVSSASTGDATAEEQLLMMSVLVTLEAVIEKLGGFLNPHLGDIIRLMVLHREYVSDFDKNLKSKANAIRRLLTEKIPVRLTLQPLLRIYDEAVSSGDASLVIAFDMLENLVAKMDRASVVCNHAKIFDQCLAALDIRRQNPATIQNVDDAEKSVINATVTLTKKLTESEFKPLFIRSIDWAESEIVDGSGNESKSVDRSISFYGLVNRLCKAHTSIFVPYFKFMLDGIVSHLTSAGGASVSTTRKKKKAKIQETDDTLPPKRWHLRALVLSSLNNCFLHDTGSLKFLDANNFQVLLKPIVSQLLVEPPSDLKELPNVPSVEEVDELLVTCIGQMAVASGSDLLWKPLNHEVLMQTRSEKLRARLLSLRSVKQMMDNLKEEYLVLLAETIPFLGELLEDVDLSVKSLSQDIITQLEVMSGEDLAQHL
- the LOC106400726 gene encoding uncharacterized protein At3g06530 isoform X3, which encodes MSSLLASQLQAIKAVVQADTEPSKRPYTRPSILFSPKEAADFDIESIYELGLKGLEVLGNKDERFKHFVSDLFSHKSREIDRELLGKEENARIDASISSYLRLLSGYLQFRASLETLEYLIRRYKVHVYNVEDVVLCALPYHDTHAFVRIVQLITTGNTKWKFLDGVKNSGAPPPRSVIVQQCIRDTQVLEALCDYGSRTKKYQPSKPVVSFTTAVVVEVLGSVAKVDGDIVKLILPFVDSGLQSAVKGCLDQQAGALMVVGMLANRASLNDNLIKRFMRSIIDVAREHAKESSDPHWIRLSFMALINLVQLQSVDLIPKKALDLLKEIRDISGVLRGLSKEFNIKKFLTVLLDSLLLYCSSDDQCLETLISIIDSVPVEKLVDHLISKVFSMCMTQYQKNKSDFTSSTSGSWAKKILAVVSKKYSAELRAAVQKFMEDTKGLSKKEDLKLEMLSRMLDGNSDMSLPFVDSKLWFRLHHPKAAVRCAALSSLNGDLKRDISKAENLVTIQDAIVRQLWDDDLAVVQAALSLDQLPNIVTSSSLLDALLHVVKRCVGILQSGLSQNVQLAEDVVALSLKIAVSSFCSQAETTEKVASAMFPFLLVLPKTLNLNLNVLTLGKDVNWPLFRNLGADDGMKKLPIMSGNISSISMDIINSLGEALSLEPDERRIELIESSCNFKLSEVLESCSNMKLTEQERNKLQEGLLIRESVSALNMDVVNKLVEAFMVQPSDVIQWLTVTCQEAPLAKTLFFVVLMQSLHKMSSSSDPSQFLDLFDICFSVLKTEWEELEVAVDLSLKELSKSNCQELLYLLSDTSDFTALNSKILICLFWKLVESFIKLEHTHVSSVFSERLCSGLEDLFFFFATTRSKHVFTEHLHYRVREAKVCPVLFLTRLISREDVPPMVRIESLKCFSYLCSNGNSEWSIQIFSSFPVLLVAISIDNQDVKVAAMNCFEALFNLRCRVDSSKKNGSAAIYSSSCDELLGMIVQQRRLILSDNKFLPSYLTSLFSSTPNDLLAPVDLQKRFDQPTKESILSFILLCAQELPAYGKLRVISLLKGLGISLMRDENVKLLSHLLDKRSQYFIKLDKTSPSMSDTEVALLCLLLECSMMRSALFKEQSLDDDILNALKMDCVASEHPAVISPCLTILEKLSNQYYTELKTDVQIRFFHKLVSMFRGTSGRIQDAAKEAFLRLKISCSTVIHTLDHITQQDNLVIDSLSKKKKQKKSEEDVNGGELLRGEKALCFIASLLDMLLLKKDQAHREFLVGPLFKLLGRSMSDEWVKIASSAEETSVEPLQDVREITHASISSIQQTVLLLLKDIFDSPNMNPLKQADITNEINVKMLVEFAHSSNDGVIRNYIFSLFTSVVKIVPDRVLDHIISILTLVGESTVTQIDSHSKSIFEEFISSVIPFWLSKTKSEEQLLEIFVKVLPDIVEHRRRSIVAYLLGVIGEQNGLPSLLVLLFKSLLSRKDSAWLGNVQNSDSFISDVKREWEYAFAVEICQQYTSSTWVSSLVMLLQTISKDSSSKECLFQMRLVLEFIFEKLQDPEFAFAVSLEPRNNISVGIQQELQELMKGCILLPQAVDSTKEKDVTSAVRKEIKMRIHDVLMTVTGVMDLSIYFRVVTSLLKQQSDRNGTKKVLGLISARAKDSTTSKPKHKKRLPNQKRGNPWLNLDEAAVEAFGKMCEEIVNVIVETDEDSDVPAKRAAISTLEVLASRLPSGHPIFSKCLASVAEGISSKNLGVSSSCLRTTGALINVLGPKSLVELPRIMKNLVQQSREVSSASTGDATAEEQLLMMSVLVTLEAVIEKLGGFLNPHLGDIIRLMVLHREYVSDFDKNLKSKANAIRRLLTEKIPVRLTLQPLLRIYDEAVSSGDASLVIAFDMLENLVAKMDRASVVCNHAKIFDQCLAALDIRRQNPATIQNVDDAEKSVINATVTLTKKLTESEFKPLFIRSIDWAESEIVDGSGNESKSVDRSISFYGLVNRLCKAHTSIFVPYFKFMLDGIVSHLTSAGGASVSTTRKKKKAKIQETDDTLPPKRWHLRALVLSSLNNCFLHDTGSLKFLDANNFQVLLKPIVSQLLVEPPSDLKELPNVPSVEEVDELLVTCIGQMAVASGSDLLWKPLNHEVLMQTRSEKLRARLLSLRSVKQMMDNLKEEYLVLLAETIPFLGELLEDVDLSVKSLSQDIITQLEVMSGEDLAQHL